In a genomic window of Demequina muriae:
- a CDS encoding glycosyltransferase family 4 protein: protein MKVALVAESFLPHANGVTHSLLRVIEHLTARGDEALVIAPEAKGSAGPIRYGSATVKRLPSMGWPGYDDVRVSLSGSARIGRMLDDFEPDVVHLASPFMLGWSAIRAANELDLPTVAIYQTEVPSYAGSYNAAWGEPLLWNRVLNIHARADLTLAPSTYAMRQLEQLGVPRLRLWPRGVDTARFRPDRQDADLRARWAPNGEVIVGYAGRLAAEKRVEDLARLTDVEGIRVVIIGDGPSRSRLETLMPDAVFTGFLAGDELARALASLDVFVHCGELETFCQTIQEAHASGVPVVAPRRGGPIDLVDTDHTGYLYTPGRLDLMVAGVRTLVSDTERRERFSANARVSVEDRTWPRVCDTLIGYYEEAIRSHDATPVRPWDILEHDVVEP from the coding sequence GTGAAAGTCGCACTGGTCGCCGAGTCGTTCCTGCCGCATGCGAACGGCGTGACGCACTCGCTCCTGCGCGTCATCGAGCACCTGACGGCGCGCGGGGATGAAGCGCTCGTCATCGCCCCCGAGGCGAAGGGCTCGGCGGGACCGATCCGCTACGGCTCCGCGACCGTGAAGCGACTGCCGTCGATGGGCTGGCCGGGCTACGACGATGTGAGGGTGTCGCTGTCAGGGTCGGCGCGCATCGGCCGCATGCTCGACGACTTCGAGCCGGACGTGGTGCACCTCGCATCCCCGTTCATGCTCGGCTGGTCCGCGATTCGCGCAGCGAATGAGCTGGACCTTCCCACCGTCGCCATCTATCAGACCGAGGTCCCCAGCTACGCGGGAAGCTACAACGCCGCGTGGGGCGAGCCTCTCCTGTGGAACCGAGTCCTCAACATCCACGCGCGGGCCGACCTCACACTGGCGCCATCCACGTACGCGATGCGCCAGCTCGAGCAGCTGGGCGTCCCGCGACTGCGACTGTGGCCGCGCGGAGTCGACACCGCGCGGTTCCGGCCCGACCGCCAGGATGCTGACCTTCGCGCGCGCTGGGCGCCGAACGGCGAGGTGATCGTGGGATACGCGGGCCGGCTCGCGGCCGAGAAGCGCGTCGAAGATCTCGCCCGGCTCACCGACGTCGAGGGCATTCGCGTGGTGATCATCGGCGACGGCCCCTCGCGATCCCGTCTCGAGACGCTGATGCCCGACGCGGTCTTCACCGGCTTCCTCGCGGGCGACGAGTTGGCGCGCGCGCTCGCGAGCCTGGACGTGTTCGTGCATTGCGGAGAGCTCGAGACCTTCTGTCAGACCATTCAGGAGGCGCACGCCTCGGGCGTCCCCGTGGTCGCACCACGCCGCGGCGGACCCATCGATCTTGTCGACACGGACCACACGGGCTACCTCTACACCCCCGGCCGGCTCGACCTGATGGTCGCGGGGGTGCGCACGCTCGTCTCCGACACCGAACGCCGCGAACGCTTCTCCGCGAACGCCAGAGTGTCCGTGGAGGACCGCACCTGGCCGCGCGTGTGCGACACCCTCATCGGCTACTACGAAGAGGCGATCCGCTCCCACGACGCGACGCCGGTGCGCCCGTGGGACATCCTCGAGCACGACGTGGTCGAGCCATGA
- a CDS encoding copper resistance CopC family protein: MPIDVRALARPLLVLAAAAVLVLTWGSPASAHTELRATTPEQGSTVDQLSEVRLEFTGDLLEIGAELTLVDAAGTEHELVPQFPSANAVTGTVEDEVAAGDAELRWRIVAEDGHPIEGVLAFTYAGPVETETPVESPTPADDEPIGEEVATSSTPEATPSPTAPADPDSGAPEDIPAWVLPLLGVVAAGGALVAILAARARQR, translated from the coding sequence ATGCCCATCGATGTCCGCGCCCTCGCTCGTCCGTTGCTCGTTCTCGCCGCAGCCGCAGTGCTCGTCCTCACGTGGGGCTCGCCCGCGTCTGCGCACACCGAGCTGCGAGCCACGACTCCGGAGCAGGGATCGACGGTCGACCAGCTGTCCGAGGTGCGGCTCGAGTTCACGGGCGACCTGCTCGAGATCGGCGCCGAGCTCACCCTCGTCGATGCTGCGGGCACCGAGCACGAGCTGGTGCCCCAGTTCCCGTCGGCGAATGCCGTCACGGGGACCGTCGAGGACGAGGTCGCCGCGGGCGACGCGGAGCTGCGCTGGCGCATCGTCGCCGAGGACGGGCACCCGATCGAAGGAGTGCTCGCCTTCACGTACGCCGGCCCAGTCGAGACCGAGACGCCGGTGGAGAGCCCCACACCCGCAGACGATGAGCCCATCGGCGAGGAGGTGGCGACGTCCTCGACTCCCGAGGCCACACCGTCCCCGACCGCGCCTGCCGACCCTGACTCGGGCGCGCCCGAGGACATCCCGGCGTGGGTCCTCCCGCTCCTGGGAGTGGTCGCCGCGGGCGGCGCGCTCGTGGCGATCCTCGCCGCCAGGGCCCGGCAGCGATGA
- a CDS encoding MFS transporter: MTDLPSTLDAGQPRWKVPRTALEPRPWHVLAAFAVIGFGIGLTQNGAASVVQDQIADLGTTIDVLGFTMVAYSVGVVVGAPLIMVGLGRVRRRPLLVVMAALFLLTTVATVIAPTVEILLAVRFVAGLPHGALLGVASFVAMSVLGRERRGKAVSIIMLGLTTSLVVGVPLMQWLSNVASWRMAYVVVAIIAAIGLVGVWLFTPDLPGDPAASPRSELRALRGRPLWTAIVAITVGFAGLGAVFSYIVPLLEITNGFAPSQVTWILVAWGGAMTLGAWLGGQLTDRSHVGAGRLGLVGVACALLGIGLFGDIPVATVVLLVALGASVQVFSQSSQVHLMDVLQGSPSLGSALAHAALNAATAVGTGLGALVIAWGFGYRAPAWVALVLAAAALIIVIVGPGYRGPVQWRRPTA; encoded by the coding sequence ATGACGGACCTGCCCTCGACGCTCGACGCCGGGCAGCCGCGCTGGAAGGTGCCGCGCACCGCCCTCGAGCCTCGCCCCTGGCATGTGCTCGCCGCGTTCGCCGTCATCGGCTTCGGCATCGGTCTCACCCAGAACGGCGCTGCGAGCGTGGTGCAGGACCAGATCGCCGACCTCGGCACCACCATCGATGTGCTCGGATTCACCATGGTCGCGTACTCCGTGGGAGTGGTGGTCGGAGCGCCGCTGATCATGGTCGGCCTGGGCCGCGTGCGACGGAGGCCGCTGCTCGTGGTGATGGCGGCGCTGTTCCTGCTGACCACCGTCGCCACCGTGATCGCCCCGACCGTCGAGATCCTGCTGGCCGTGCGTTTCGTCGCGGGGCTCCCGCACGGCGCGCTGCTCGGCGTCGCATCCTTCGTCGCGATGAGCGTCCTGGGTCGCGAACGGCGCGGCAAGGCCGTCTCGATCATCATGCTGGGGCTCACCACGTCCCTCGTGGTCGGCGTACCGCTCATGCAATGGCTGTCGAATGTCGCCTCGTGGCGCATGGCCTACGTCGTGGTGGCGATCATCGCGGCGATCGGCCTGGTGGGCGTGTGGCTGTTCACCCCCGACCTTCCTGGCGACCCTGCCGCCTCGCCACGATCCGAGCTGCGCGCGCTGCGCGGCCGGCCGCTGTGGACCGCGATCGTCGCCATCACCGTCGGCTTCGCGGGCCTCGGCGCGGTGTTCTCGTACATCGTTCCGCTGCTCGAGATCACCAACGGGTTCGCGCCGAGCCAGGTCACGTGGATTCTCGTGGCGTGGGGTGGCGCCATGACGCTCGGCGCGTGGCTGGGCGGACAGCTCACTGACCGGTCGCACGTGGGTGCCGGACGCCTGGGACTGGTGGGCGTCGCGTGCGCGCTGCTGGGGATCGGACTGTTCGGCGACATCCCCGTCGCGACAGTCGTGCTGCTCGTCGCGCTCGGAGCCTCCGTCCAGGTGTTCTCGCAGTCGTCCCAGGTCCACCTGATGGACGTGCTGCAGGGCTCGCCTTCGCTCGGCTCGGCGCTCGCACACGCCGCACTCAATGCGGCGACCGCCGTGGGCACCGGTCTCGGCGCCCTGGTCATCGCGTGGGGATTCGGATATCGGGCTCCGGCGTGGGTCGCGCTCGTGCTCGCGGCCGCCGCCCTGATCATCGTCATCGTCGGCCCCGGGTACCGCGGGCCGGTCCAGTGGCGGCGGCCCACCGCGTGA
- the hemC gene encoding hydroxymethylbilane synthase codes for MKLRLGTRASLLARTQSGMVADALMERARETGVDLEVELVEITTHGDISRGSLVGLSEVGVFVAALREGLLDGTCDLAVHSLKDMPTQLHPELELAAVSAREDVRDALCTTGPGLRDLPEGAAIGTGSPRRGAQLLAVRPDLRVEPLRGNVDTRLGRVGDDLDGVVLAAAGLARLGRLDEATELIDPEDMMPAPGQGALAIEILPGADAAWADIVRSLDDAATRAAVTAERSLLGVLDAGCSAPIGAYATVENGQLSLRARVVDVAGTLALNESARGPASEAASLGRSTGWTLLGRGAARLMGRN; via the coding sequence ATGAAGCTTCGACTCGGCACGCGCGCGTCTCTGCTCGCCCGCACCCAGTCGGGCATGGTGGCCGATGCGCTCATGGAGCGTGCACGGGAGACGGGCGTCGACCTCGAGGTCGAACTGGTCGAGATCACCACCCACGGCGACATCTCACGCGGCTCTCTCGTCGGGCTGTCGGAGGTGGGGGTGTTCGTCGCCGCGCTGCGCGAGGGCCTCCTCGACGGCACGTGCGACCTCGCCGTGCATTCCCTCAAGGACATGCCCACGCAGCTCCACCCGGAGCTCGAACTCGCCGCGGTCTCCGCCCGTGAAGACGTGCGGGACGCGCTGTGCACCACGGGACCGGGCCTGCGCGACCTCCCGGAGGGCGCGGCGATCGGCACCGGGTCCCCGCGACGCGGTGCTCAGCTGCTCGCGGTGCGGCCTGATCTTCGAGTCGAACCGCTGCGCGGAAACGTGGATACCAGGCTGGGCCGCGTGGGCGACGACCTCGACGGCGTGGTGCTGGCCGCGGCGGGTCTGGCGCGACTGGGCCGTCTGGATGAGGCCACTGAACTGATCGACCCCGAGGACATGATGCCGGCCCCGGGTCAGGGTGCGCTCGCGATCGAGATTCTGCCGGGGGCCGATGCGGCGTGGGCGGACATCGTGCGCTCGCTCGACGACGCCGCCACGCGCGCCGCCGTCACCGCCGAGAGGTCGCTGCTCGGTGTGCTCGATGCGGGGTGCTCCGCGCCCATCGGCGCGTACGCGACGGTCGAGAACGGGCAGCTGTCGCTCAGGGCACGCGTCGTGGACGTGGCCGGTACTCTCGCCCTCAACGAGTCTGCGCGAGGACCGGCCAGCGAAGCCGCGTCGCTGGGACGCAGCACGGGGTGGACGCTGCTGGGGCGCGGAGCCGCCCGCCTGATGGGGAGGAACTGA
- a CDS encoding uroporphyrinogen-III synthase, translating into MDLTALRGRRLLVPVTAQRRHLAQRLAQAGAIVEEAEFIAIAPAEDQDALEEATLAWCSGDYDWLAVTSRNALRAMERIASARGMSLAAPLPDAKVATVGEATRAVCESLGLDVTLVPSGRQNARGIVEEFPDGPGRVLAPLGNLAAPVLPRGLERKGWQVHGVEAYRTIDGPGVGRATREELEAGEFDAVLLTSGSVAERFAASVPHLPEHTMVVAIGDMTAASARAAGLTVSAVATAPSYDGIVAGLLEALDPDVAEAYDDEDASEAVDGDSDSEVEQDGAERSGHDEDHSDSDVSEEQVTESVATETDATEDTVTEHDEADDEQDVDDAPAEDDGAR; encoded by the coding sequence ATGGATCTCACTGCTCTGCGAGGACGGCGTCTGCTGGTGCCGGTGACGGCGCAACGTCGCCACCTGGCGCAACGACTCGCGCAGGCCGGCGCCATCGTCGAGGAGGCGGAGTTCATCGCGATCGCCCCCGCCGAGGATCAGGACGCCCTCGAAGAGGCGACGCTGGCATGGTGCTCCGGCGACTACGACTGGCTTGCGGTGACGAGCCGCAATGCGCTGCGCGCGATGGAGCGCATCGCATCCGCGCGGGGCATGTCGCTGGCCGCCCCGCTGCCCGACGCCAAGGTCGCCACCGTCGGCGAGGCGACCCGGGCGGTGTGCGAGAGCCTCGGCCTCGACGTGACACTGGTGCCGTCTGGCCGTCAGAACGCTCGTGGCATCGTCGAGGAGTTTCCCGACGGCCCCGGCCGTGTGCTCGCTCCCCTGGGGAACCTGGCGGCGCCCGTGCTGCCGCGTGGCCTGGAGCGCAAGGGCTGGCAGGTGCACGGCGTCGAGGCGTACCGCACCATCGACGGTCCCGGCGTGGGCCGTGCGACCCGCGAGGAGCTCGAGGCGGGGGAGTTCGACGCCGTGCTGCTGACGTCGGGCTCCGTGGCCGAGCGCTTCGCCGCGAGCGTGCCGCATCTGCCGGAGCACACGATGGTGGTCGCGATCGGCGACATGACGGCAGCCTCGGCGCGTGCCGCTGGGCTGACCGTGAGCGCCGTCGCCACCGCGCCGTCGTACGACGGCATCGTGGCGGGCCTGCTCGAGGCGCTGGACCCCGACGTCGCGGAGGCGTACGACGACGAGGACGCCAGCGAAGCGGTCGACGGCGACAGCGACTCCGAGGTCGAGCAGGACGGCGCCGAGAGGTCCGGCCACGACGAGGACCACAGCGACTCCGACGTCTCCGAGGAGCAGGTCACAGAGTCCGTGGCCACCGAGACCGACGCCACTGAGGACACCGTCACCGAGCATGACGAGGCCGACGATGAGCAGGATGTCGACGACGCTCCTGCGGAGGACGACGGCGCGCGATGA
- the hemB gene encoding porphobilinogen synthase: MSVPRPVRRPRRLRTTPAMRRLVRETRVDPAQLVLPLFVREGADEARPIDSMPGVSQHPLSGIGAQVRRAADAGLGGVMLFAIPSTRDAMGSQACATDGILNRAIAASVDAAGDDVVVMADLCLDEFTDHGHCGVLASDGSVDNDATLEIYASMALAQAEAGAHVLGLSGMMDGQVAAVRDALDGAGHASTSVLAYAAKYASAAYGPFRDAVESDLQGDRRAYQLDPANGREGILEAALDEAEGADMLMVKPALPYLDVLAEVAAASAVPVAAYHVSGEYSQIEAAAERGWIDRRAAHLEAVTSIARAGGDIILTYAAIELAEWLRHQ, translated from the coding sequence ATGAGCGTTCCCCGGCCCGTCCGCCGTCCTCGCCGTCTGCGCACCACGCCCGCCATGCGCCGGCTGGTGCGGGAGACCCGCGTCGACCCCGCTCAGCTGGTGCTGCCGCTCTTCGTGCGCGAGGGGGCCGACGAGGCTCGCCCGATCGACTCCATGCCGGGCGTGTCTCAGCACCCGCTCTCCGGCATCGGCGCTCAGGTGCGCCGGGCGGCCGATGCGGGCCTCGGCGGCGTGATGCTGTTCGCCATCCCGTCCACTCGCGATGCCATGGGGTCCCAGGCGTGCGCGACTGACGGCATCCTCAACCGCGCGATCGCGGCGTCCGTCGACGCCGCAGGGGATGACGTCGTCGTGATGGCGGACCTGTGCCTGGACGAGTTCACGGACCACGGCCACTGCGGCGTGCTCGCCAGCGACGGGTCGGTCGACAACGACGCGACACTCGAGATCTACGCCTCGATGGCGCTCGCGCAGGCCGAGGCGGGCGCCCATGTACTGGGGCTGAGCGGCATGATGGACGGCCAAGTCGCGGCGGTGCGCGACGCTCTCGATGGCGCCGGCCACGCGTCCACGAGCGTGCTCGCGTATGCAGCGAAGTACGCCTCCGCGGCCTATGGCCCGTTCCGCGACGCCGTGGAGAGCGACCTGCAGGGCGACCGCCGCGCGTATCAGCTCGACCCGGCGAACGGCCGTGAGGGCATTCTCGAAGCCGCTCTCGATGAAGCAGAGGGCGCCGACATGCTGATGGTCAAGCCCGCTCTTCCGTATCTGGACGTGCTCGCCGAGGTGGCTGCCGCATCGGCCGTCCCCGTCGCCGCGTACCACGTGTCCGGGGAGTATTCGCAGATCGAGGCAGCTGCGGAGCGCGGCTGGATCGACCGGCGCGCCGCCCATCTCGAGGCGGTCACGTCGATCGCCCGCGCCGGCGGCGACATCATCCTGACCTATGCGGCGATCGAACTCGCCGAGTGGCTGCGCCACCAGTGA
- the hemL gene encoding glutamate-1-semialdehyde 2,1-aminomutase — protein MTTFAQRAAAILPGGVNSPVRAWNGVGGEPVPIASARGAWVTDANGREYVDMVGSWGPAILGHAHPTVVQAVQEAAARGLSFGATTVREVELAEEIRARYAPAERVRLVSTGTEATMTAIRLARGATGRDVIVKFAGLYHGHSDSLLVAAGSGLATAGVPDSAGVTRGTAADTIVLPYGDENALTDAFAEHGPRIAAVITEAAPANMGTVTPPLGFNRLIATLCRNEGAVFVVDEVLTGFRAGPAGYWGIERDADLATGVDPWQPDLVTFGKVIGGGMPVAALGGRADLMEQLAPLGPVYQAGTLSGNPVAVAAGLATMRLLTDDVYAGLSRTADALATGVSDILTEAGVRHAVGRAGTLFSVFLGLAQAPVTFEQAAAQDTAAFGRLFHALHESGVHLPPSAFETWFVSHQHGHVEIEHVLDAVRAWANSETAHP, from the coding sequence GTGACCACCTTTGCTCAGCGGGCCGCCGCGATCCTGCCCGGCGGCGTCAACTCCCCGGTCCGCGCCTGGAACGGCGTCGGGGGAGAGCCGGTGCCGATCGCCTCCGCGCGCGGGGCATGGGTGACCGACGCGAACGGCCGCGAGTACGTCGACATGGTCGGCTCGTGGGGGCCAGCCATCTTGGGGCATGCCCACCCCACCGTGGTGCAGGCAGTCCAGGAGGCCGCAGCACGGGGGCTGTCGTTCGGCGCGACCACCGTGCGGGAGGTCGAGCTGGCCGAGGAGATCCGCGCCCGCTACGCCCCGGCCGAGCGCGTCCGACTGGTGTCGACCGGCACCGAAGCGACCATGACGGCGATCCGGCTCGCGCGCGGCGCCACCGGACGCGACGTGATCGTGAAGTTCGCGGGCCTCTATCACGGTCACTCGGACTCCCTGCTGGTGGCTGCGGGTTCGGGCCTCGCGACGGCGGGCGTCCCGGACAGCGCCGGCGTCACCCGGGGGACCGCCGCGGACACGATCGTGCTGCCCTATGGGGATGAGAACGCCCTGACCGATGCCTTCGCCGAGCACGGTCCACGCATCGCGGCCGTCATCACCGAGGCCGCTCCGGCGAACATGGGCACCGTCACCCCGCCACTGGGCTTCAACCGGCTCATCGCGACCCTGTGCCGCAACGAGGGCGCCGTCTTCGTCGTCGACGAGGTGCTGACGGGCTTCCGCGCCGGCCCCGCAGGCTACTGGGGGATCGAGCGTGATGCCGATCTCGCGACGGGAGTCGATCCGTGGCAGCCCGACCTCGTGACCTTCGGCAAGGTCATCGGCGGCGGCATGCCCGTCGCGGCGTTGGGCGGACGGGCCGACCTCATGGAGCAGCTCGCGCCGCTCGGTCCCGTGTACCAGGCGGGCACGCTGTCCGGGAACCCCGTGGCCGTCGCCGCCGGGCTCGCGACCATGCGCCTGCTCACCGACGACGTGTACGCGGGGCTGTCGCGAACGGCCGATGCGCTGGCCACCGGTGTCAGTGACATTCTCACCGAGGCGGGCGTCCGTCACGCGGTGGGCCGGGCGGGCACGCTGTTCTCGGTGTTCCTGGGCCTGGCGCAGGCTCCGGTGACCTTCGAGCAGGCGGCCGCGCAGGACACGGCGGCCTTCGGTCGGCTGTTCCACGCGCTCCACGAATCGGGCGTGCACCTGCCGCCGAGCGCCTTCGAGACTTGGTTCGTGTCGCATCAGCACGGCCACGTCGAGATCGAGCACGTGCTCGACGCCGTGCGCGCGTGGGCCAACTCGGAGACTGCTCACCCCTGA
- a CDS encoding MFS transporter, with the protein MTIQDKTGTAEVEPGVVGRGRWIEHWTPEDETFWEAKGKAIAFRNLIFSIVAEHIGFSVWLLWSIVVVKMYGTFDESGALVAAGSNGWALTASQGLTLLAVASGVGAFLRIPYTFAVPIFGGRNWTVVSALLLLVPTLGLAWVVGRPDTSFGVLVAIAATAGFGGGNFASSMANITFFYPDKQKGWALGLNAAGGNIGVAVAQKLVPFVIGIGGVGLAAAGLVYVPLALAAAVLAFLFMDNLREAKADPKPTARSLRHGHTWLMSFLYIGTFGSFIGYSAAFPTLLSVVFERTDIALAWGFIGALVGSLARPYGGKLADRFGGSIVTIIAFIAMAAAGYAAVVGVQQKSLGMFFASFIALFALTGIGNGSTYRMIPSIFNRLRDRLGDGSEASVLDFKRQSAGAVGIISSIGAFGGFAIPFVYMWSRETFDGSIVPALQIYVVVFLVMAALTWAFYLRKGSPMANV; encoded by the coding sequence ATGACGATTCAAGACAAGACCGGCACGGCAGAGGTCGAGCCAGGCGTGGTCGGCCGTGGCCGATGGATCGAGCACTGGACGCCGGAGGACGAGACGTTCTGGGAGGCCAAGGGCAAGGCCATCGCCTTCCGCAACCTGATCTTCTCGATCGTGGCGGAGCACATCGGCTTCTCAGTGTGGCTGCTGTGGTCGATCGTCGTGGTGAAGATGTACGGCACGTTCGACGAGTCGGGCGCGCTGGTGGCCGCCGGGTCGAACGGGTGGGCGCTCACGGCGAGCCAAGGACTGACGCTGCTGGCGGTCGCCTCCGGAGTGGGCGCCTTCCTGCGCATCCCGTACACGTTCGCCGTGCCGATCTTCGGCGGGCGCAACTGGACCGTCGTCTCCGCACTGCTACTGCTCGTGCCCACTCTGGGCCTCGCGTGGGTCGTAGGCCGGCCGGACACCTCGTTCGGCGTGCTCGTCGCGATCGCCGCCACCGCAGGCTTCGGAGGCGGAAACTTCGCCTCGTCGATGGCGAACATCACCTTCTTCTACCCGGACAAGCAGAAGGGCTGGGCACTGGGCCTCAACGCCGCGGGCGGCAACATCGGCGTCGCCGTGGCGCAGAAGCTGGTGCCGTTCGTGATCGGAATCGGCGGTGTCGGCCTCGCCGCCGCGGGCCTGGTGTACGTCCCTCTCGCCCTCGCCGCCGCGGTGCTGGCGTTCCTGTTCATGGACAACCTGCGCGAGGCGAAGGCGGATCCCAAGCCGACGGCGCGCTCTCTGCGTCACGGTCACACGTGGCTGATGTCGTTCCTCTACATCGGCACCTTCGGCTCGTTCATCGGCTACTCCGCGGCCTTCCCGACGCTCCTGTCGGTGGTCTTCGAGCGCACCGACATCGCTCTCGCCTGGGGCTTCATCGGCGCGTTGGTGGGGTCCCTGGCGCGTCCGTACGGTGGCAAGCTCGCAGACCGGTTCGGCGGCTCGATCGTGACGATCATCGCCTTCATCGCTATGGCGGCTGCGGGATATGCGGCGGTCGTGGGAGTGCAGCAGAAGAGCCTGGGGATGTTCTTCGCCAGCTTCATCGCACTGTTCGCCCTCACCGGCATCGGCAACGGCTCGACGTACCGCATGATCCCGTCGATCTTCAACCGCCTGCGTGACCGCCTGGGCGATGGCTCGGAGGCGTCGGTGCTCGACTTCAAGCGGCAGAGTGCCGGAGCGGTGGGCATCATCTCGTCGATCGGCGCCTTCGGCGGCTTCGCGATCCCGTTCGTCTACATGTGGTCCCGCGAGACCTTCGACGGCTCCATCGTTCCCGCGCTGCAGATCTACGTGGTCGTGTTCCTGGTGATGGCGGCGCTGACGTGGGCCTTCTACCTGCGCAAGGGCTCACCGATGGCGAACGTCTGA
- a CDS encoding molybdopterin oxidoreductase family protein produces MSAPTESASPGATAPGDAVATHCPYCALQCAQTLTRTPDGRLPVEVDGRDFPTNRGGLCQKGWTSAEVLRASDRVTTPLIRTADGGFREAEWAEALDLVADRLTALQEAHGRDTVAVFGGGGLTNEKAYALGKFTRTVLRSPYIDYNGRFCMSSAAAASNRAFGMDRGLGFPLADLGGADAVLILGSNMGVTMPPFVQHLAGARERGGLVVVDPRETVTARLASDDQGIHLAPVPATDMVVLLALTHVVLAEGLADLHYLEERTHGFDAVRRSVASWWPERAETVCGIPADELRRTARLLAAASPSKGGRGAYVLTGRGVEQMTQGTACVTAAINLSLVLGLVGREGSGFGPVTGQGNGQGGREHGQKSDQLPGYRSISDPAARAHVAGVWGVEPDSLPGPGVPAVQLLASLGREGGPRALLVHGSNVVVSAPNADAVRASLSRLDLLVVCDMVPSETALLADVILPVTQWAEEDGTMTNLEGRVLRRRKAVDAPGRARSELWILGELARRLGVSEGFPDDPRTVFAELARASAGGVADYSGIDYDRLDAGEQIQWPCPSAAHPGTPRVFLERFPTPDGRARMTPVDHHAPHDDVRADAPTYLVTGRVLQHYQSGAQTRRVPELDAAQPAPFVEVHPLLAERIGLTEGEEAVLTTARGTATATVRLTESVRPDTVFMAFHWAGAGSANRLTNDATDPISGMPEFKVTAVAIAPARVPVEVTAP; encoded by the coding sequence GTGTCAGCTCCCACCGAGTCGGCGTCGCCCGGGGCCACTGCGCCGGGCGACGCCGTCGCGACCCACTGCCCCTACTGCGCGCTCCAGTGCGCACAGACGCTCACGCGGACCCCCGACGGCCGCCTGCCTGTCGAGGTCGACGGCCGCGACTTCCCCACCAACAGGGGAGGCCTGTGCCAGAAGGGGTGGACGTCCGCCGAGGTGCTGCGCGCCTCGGACCGCGTGACCACGCCGCTGATCCGCACGGCCGACGGCGGATTCCGCGAGGCCGAATGGGCGGAGGCCCTCGACCTGGTGGCCGATCGCCTGACGGCGCTGCAGGAGGCGCACGGCCGCGACACGGTCGCGGTCTTCGGCGGTGGAGGGCTCACCAACGAGAAGGCCTACGCGCTCGGCAAGTTCACGCGCACCGTGCTGCGCTCTCCGTACATCGACTACAACGGACGGTTCTGCATGTCGTCCGCGGCGGCGGCGTCCAACCGGGCCTTCGGCATGGATCGGGGCCTGGGCTTCCCTCTCGCGGATCTGGGCGGGGCCGATGCGGTCCTCATCTTGGGGTCGAACATGGGCGTCACAATGCCTCCGTTCGTCCAGCACTTGGCCGGAGCGCGTGAGCGCGGCGGACTGGTGGTGGTGGACCCGCGAGAGACGGTGACGGCGCGTCTGGCGAGCGACGACCAGGGCATCCACCTGGCGCCCGTGCCGGCGACCGACATGGTGGTGCTGCTCGCGCTCACCCACGTGGTGCTGGCCGAGGGGCTCGCTGACCTGCACTATCTCGAGGAGCGCACCCACGGGTTCGACGCCGTACGGCGGTCGGTGGCGTCGTGGTGGCCCGAACGTGCGGAGACCGTCTGCGGCATCCCGGCAGACGAGCTGCGACGCACCGCGCGCCTGCTGGCCGCGGCCTCACCCTCGAAAGGGGGCCGTGGCGCCTACGTGCTCACCGGCCGTGGGGTCGAGCAGATGACGCAGGGCACCGCGTGCGTGACCGCCGCGATCAACCTGTCCCTCGTCCTGGGCCTCGTGGGACGCGAGGGGTCCGGGTTCGGGCCGGTCACGGGGCAGGGCAACGGCCAGGGCGGGCGCGAGCACGGCCAGAAGTCGGATCAGCTGCCGGGCTACCGATCGATCTCCGATCCCGCGGCCCGCGCCCATGTGGCCGGCGTGTGGGGGGTGGAACCGGACTCGCTCCCCGGCCCCGGCGTGCCCGCCGTGCAGCTGCTCGCGTCGCTGGGGCGAGAGGGCGGACCCCGGGCGCTGCTCGTGCACGGCAGCAACGTGGTCGTCTCTGCGCCGAACGCCGATGCCGTCCGCGCGTCTCTCTCCAGGCTCGACCTGCTCGTCGTCTGCGACATGGTGCCGTCCGAGACCGCGCTGCTGGCGGACGTCATCCTGCCGGTCACGCAGTGGGCCGAGGAGGACGGCACCATGACCAACCTCGAGGGCCGTGTGCTGCGGCGCCGCAAGGCCGTCGACGCTCCTGGTCGCGCTCGCTCCGAGCTGTGGATCCTCGGCGAGCTCGCGCGTCGCCTGGGCGTGAGCGAGGGCTTTCCCGACGACCCGCGGACCGTCTTCGCGGAGCTGGCCCGCGCATCGGCCGGGGGCGTCGCGGACTACTCGGGCATCGACTACGACCGCCTCGATGCGGGCGAGCAGATCCAGTGGCCGTGCCCGTCGGCGGCCCATCCGGGCACGCCCCGAGTGTTCCTCGAGCGGTTCCCCACGCCGGACGGCAGGGCACGCATGACTCCCGTGGACCACCACGCGCCTCACGACGACGTGCGCGCCGATGCGCCGACGTACCTCGTCACGGGGCGCGTGCTCCAGCACTATCAGTCGGGCGCCCAGACCCGTCGCGTCCCCGAGCTCGACGCCGCTCAGCCCGCGCCCTTCGTGGAGGTGCACCCCCTGCTCGCGGAGCGCATCGGCCTGACCGAAGGCGAGGAGGCGGTGCTGACGACCGCACGCGGCACGGCCACGGCGACCGTGCGCCTCACCGAGTCCGTCCGCCCGGACACGGTCTTCATGGCCTTCCACTGGGCAGGCGCCGGCAGTGCGAATCGCCTCACGAACGACGCCACGGACCCGATCAGCGGTATGCCCGAGTTCAAGGTCACGGCCGTCGCCATTGCTCCCGCCCGCGTGCCTGTGGAGGTGACCGCGCCATGA